One part of the Methanofastidiosum sp. genome encodes these proteins:
- a CDS encoding adenylate kinase: protein MRIILLGPPGCGKGTQAEVICKNFNIPHISTGDILRNNVKRGTEIGRAAKEYMDSGRLVPDNIIISMMKDRFLEDDCKRGFLLDGFPRTIAQAEALDDLLEKMDISLDHIINIDVPDEDIINRISKRLSCSNCGEVYNLMFKKPKKEMTCDSCDLKLHQRDDDKEEVVRNRLEVYRKQTAPLIEYYKKKIKNVDGKKNISEVTKDILNILNS from the coding sequence ATGAGAATAATTCTTTTAGGTCCGCCAGGCTGCGGTAAAGGGACTCAGGCTGAAGTCATCTGTAAGAATTTTAACATACCTCATATTTCTACAGGGGATATACTTAGAAACAATGTTAAAAGAGGGACGGAGATAGGAAGGGCTGCAAAGGAATATATGGATTCTGGTCGCCTTGTTCCTGACAATATTATTATCAGCATGATGAAAGACAGATTTTTAGAAGATGATTGTAAAAGGGGATTTTTACTTGATGGCTTTCCTAGGACGATTGCTCAGGCCGAAGCTTTGGATGACTTGTTGGAAAAAATGGACATATCTTTAGATCATATCATAAACATCGATGTACCGGATGAAGACATAATCAATAGAATATCCAAAAGATTATCATGTTCAAATTGCGGAGAAGTCTATAATCTAATGTTTAAGAAACCTAAGAAAGAAATGACTTGTGATTCTTGTGATTTAAAGCTCCATCAAAGAGACGATGATAAAGAAGAAGTCGTAAGGAACAGGCTTGAAGTATATAGAAAACAAACTGCTCCACTTATAGAATACTATAAGAAAAAAATAAAAAATGTCGACGGCAAGAAAAATATAAGTGAAGTCACTAAAGATATTCTTAATATTTTAAATTCTT